Proteins encoded in a region of the Quercus lobata isolate SW786 chromosome 8, ValleyOak3.0 Primary Assembly, whole genome shotgun sequence genome:
- the LOC115957490 gene encoding multiprotein-bridging factor 1a, whose amino-acid sequence MSGVGPISQDWEPVVIRKKAPNAAAKKDEKAVNAARRSGAEIETLKKATAGTNKAASSSTTLNTRKLDEETENLAHERVPTELKKAIMQARMDKKLTQAQLAQMINEKPQIIQEYESGKAIPNQQIITKLERALGAKLRGKK is encoded by the exons ATGTCAGGAGTCGGACCAATCTCACAGGACTGGGAGCCAGTTGTGATCCGCAAGAAAGCCCCCAACGCCGCCGCCAAGAAGGACGAGAAAGCCGTCAACGCCGCTCGCCGCTCCGGCGCCGAGATCGAAACCCTTAAAAAAG CTACTGCTGGGACAAATAAAGCTGCTTCAAGCAGCACTACTTTAAATACAAGGAAGCTCGATGAGGAAACGGAGAACCTTGCTC ATGAACGTGTACCAACTGAGCTAAAGAAAGCTATTATGCAAGCACGAATGGACAAGAAGCTTACCCAGGCTCAGCTTGCTCAA ATGATCAATGAGAAGCCTCAAATCATCCAGGAGTATGAATCTGGTAAGGCTATTCCCAACCAACAGATCATCACTAAGCTGGAGAGGGCCCTTGGAGCGAAACTGCgtggaaagaaataa